In one Lolium rigidum isolate FL_2022 chromosome 3, APGP_CSIRO_Lrig_0.1, whole genome shotgun sequence genomic region, the following are encoded:
- the LOC124695740 gene encoding monoacylglycerol lipase ABHD6-like, whose translation MAPLPAQEAQHTTRRRRSCILSFTAARDRCLRRRFLSAGLRPFSIRLPSAAGPGTTVHVWAPPRPERRAVLLLHGFGASATWQWAPYLRKLIAAGLDPIVPDLLFFGASSSPVPDRSEIFQARTVKAAMDAMGVRRFAVVGVSYGGFVAYRMAALYPEAVERTVLVCAGVCLEQSDLSRGLFPVSDVGEAAELLIPRRPAEVRRLVRLTFVRPPPIMPSCFLKDYINVLGSDHIEEKTDLLHTLINDRKLSDLPKIKQPTLIIWGEKDQVFPMELAHRLERHLGENSRLVVVKNAGHAVNLEKYKEVRKNIIEHLREPVSKDDESSGEKEVELH comes from the exons ATGGCTCCCCTCCCCGCCCAGGAGGCTCAGCACACCACCAGGCGGAGGCGGTCGTGCATCCTGAGCTTCACGGCGGCGCGCGACCGCTGCCTCCGGCGCCGCTTCCTCTCCGCCGGCCTCCGCCCCTTCTCCATCCGCCTCCCGTCGGCCGCAGGCCCCGGGACCACCGTCCACGTCTGGGCCCCTCCGCGGCCCGAGCGACGCGCGGTGCTCCTCCTCCACGGCTTCGGCGCCTCCGCCACGTGGCAGTGGGCGCCGTACCTCCGCAAGCTCATCGCCGCCGGCCTGGACCCCATCGTGCCGGACCTCCTCTTCTTCGGGGCCTCCTCCTCGCCCGTCCCCGACCGGTCCGAGATCTTCCAGGCGCGGACCGTCAAGGCGGCCATGGACGCCATGGGCGTGCGGCGGTTCGCGGTGGTGGGCGTCAGCTACGGCGGGTTCGTGGCGTACCGCATGGCGGCCTTGTACCCGGAGGCGGTGGAGCGGACGGTGCTGGTGTGCGCGGGCGTGTGCCTGGAGCAGAGCGACCTCTCTAGAGGGCTGTTCCCCGTCTCCGACGTCGGGGAGGCCGCCGAGCTGCTCATCCCGCGGCGGCCGGCCGAGGTGCGGCGCCTCGTGAGGCTCACCTTCGTCCGCCCGCCGCCCATCATGCCGTCCTGCTTTCTCAAGGACTACATAAACGTCCTGGGTTCAGATCATATCGAGGAAAAGACTGACCTGCTGCACACTCTCATCAACGACAGGAAACTTTCAGATCTTCCGAAAATTAAACAG CCAACATTGATAATCTGGGGTGAGAAAGATCAGGTGTTTCCAATGGAGCTGGCTCATAGATTGGAGAG GCATCTCGGGGAGAATTCTCGGCTAGTAGTGGTAAAGAACGCAGGGCATGCAGTCAATCTAGAGAAATATAAGGAGGTGCGCAAGAACATTATCGAGCACTTGCGAGAACCGGTCTCGAAAGATGACGAGTCAAGCGGGGAGAAG GAGGTGGAGCTTCACTAG